The Sesamum indicum cultivar Zhongzhi No. 13 linkage group LG6, S_indicum_v1.0, whole genome shotgun sequence genomic interval ATATAATCATGTAGTTGAAATAGTTTCCGGCAATGCTTTACGCTTATATTTGCAGCTGCCGATTTATATTATCTGGCCCTTTTGCTGTTTGCATTATCTCACAGTAACGCCTTTTTATCTGTTTCCTCTAAGAAAATATGCAGACTGATTGACTGTGTCTCCCAGGTACGTGTGACCAATTTGCAGGATGCCTCAGAGCATATCGGTGAAGTTCTGAAACGCGTGAAAAAGGAGCACCTGCAGAGAGCTTATAGGATAAGTGACTGGTAAGCTTTTGGTCTTATGCTGTCAGATAtgaatagaaataattttggagTTCCTCTCTTGGTCTTCCTTAGTTTATCTTTTGTAGCTTACAACTGTAACAAGTCAGTTTGATTGCTAATTGGTAGGGGGAACTTGCCTTGATGGAAATGGTCACTTTCAAAACATTATGATAATCAAACTATCTGCTAAATCTTGTAAAACTTGCTTAACACTTCTGCATGCCAGATACCTTACATATCAACCCAGAGCATACTGCCCCTACAGTtcctcaattttcaaaagtaaagCTTAAGCTTCTTATTTTCAGGGAGGACGATAATGATTTCCTTGGTCAGCTGTGCAAGTCAACTGGTAAACTTCTGAAGGTAAATCCTTTTTTGTGTATAAGCATGTCACTGTATTGACCTCTTTTGTTTCTACAAGCATGCAGCATTTAGGTCTTTTTGTTAAAGCTCGAAAGTACAAAATTCTAGGAAGACATGCCTTTGCACTTAACATGAAGTGAATGCTTGTCATAGTTGTACTTCTGTAGAGACTTATGGAGGTGACTTGGGTATTCTGTGATTAGGGAGGTGAACCTGACCTTATGACTGCTGCAAAGGTGATTCTCCATGATTGGCAGAGGGGTAAAATACCATTTTTTGTTCCACCTCCAAAGCAAGAGGCTGATGTAGATGAACCCGAGGAGGAGAAAGACAAGGGTGTGGATGATGATAAGGATTCTGCAGCCAGAAAAGCCATCAAAGATGTTATTTCATCCCAGCAGATAGATGATGTTCCTATTCAGGAGGATCTTTTCAGTGAGCAGGAGTTGAGGGGTGAGACCTTAGAACTTCCACCCACTGCCTCgtagatttatttttctcagATTCTTGTAATAGAAACCTGAGCTTTAATGTTTTTGGTAGTGCAACTCACTCCCCCCACTTAGAattcctcttttcttttcttacatGTATGACTTTTGTAGTTGCCGCTGAATTTTGTTTATCCATATCGATGGAGGAACTCCTTTCACAACCATCTGTGGTTAACattaaataaactatacattaatcaaaatttgaagtgtGGTATTTCCTTGgtattttagaatattgatGTAGCTAAATGGGCGGTATCAGTTGCATCTTACATGTGAATTGGCGGATGAGTTGCATCATACATTTTAGGCAAGATTATTCATGGGTTgttatatgtatgtgtaatgataattattgcCATTTTGCAGTGTCTGCTATTATAGAGACTCGCGAATTCTGCAATATGTCTCGTTGCATGGAATATGCAAATTGGTCATGCTGCACATGTTCATGTGCGATGAGTATAATTGAATTGACCAAATTGTActacttttttgtttaattggaaaaaaaataattaagtaatgcTTGAGCAGTTATTAACCCCTCTTTAATTCTTTGATTTACAATCGACCTTTCTATATCAACAAATATctactaatattatatatatgtcgcTTAATTCCTTTGGATTGTAGTTCGAATTTAAGAAAGATAataggaaaattaaaaaaaaaataaaaaaaggagaaCGGACGTGGGGCCAAAATTCGTCGTAAATAGGTATCGCGGGGTCGTGACCAAATTTAACTTAGTAATGCAGGAATCTAGGTTGAGGGCCGAAGGTTATAAACCATGAGTATTTGATAACATAAATTGAACTTTTTGTTTACTTGAATTAGGTCTGcggaatcaaattaattacaaaataaatataatatatttatcatataattaattatttttttgaattaaatatcgattatattgtaatttatactaCATTTTGTCAATTCAAATTCACGCTAAACtcgatttgaattaaaaattttcaataaattgaagatCAAGTGCTGTGGCCCTACATTGCATTAATTAGTCCGTGAAAGTAGGGAAACTTGCAGCTGACTTTTCTGttctaaattttgtaaaacaaTACGAAATTCTGGCTCATTTACAACACAAACTAATGGTATTTACTTCTTTGTCTATCTTCCTTAATTGAGTTCGGAAACACGATGAACATAGACAAATGTGAAGTACGTACGACAGCCCAGATACAGAAGATAcccaaaaatcatataattaataataacgtTGAAAAACTAATTGCAGTTGTTGAGCTGTACTAATCAGTGAGTCCCCTTATCAAGTTTTGCTTATGCTCACCATTCTACATATAAGACCAACCAACTGTCATAAGATTCATGTGTACAAGATTATTACTCTCGACTCTGTTGTTCACGTGCAGTAAATTTTAGGTAAAAGATAACTGTTTCATCTCTACGATGATAACACTTTATTCGACTTACAAAAAGAGAATTGAGGAATCAGTTTTGATTATTTAGTggtatattttcaaattattttatatatatataattaagatgCATACTGTCAAATTCTTGGATCATTAAATGAGGAAACTgagtatttgtataaaataataaactgaTAATAACAGAGAGTTGTTGGTTTGTGGATCCATGTTATGCACACATGCATGCAATGCAACCCACTCAACTAGTCCATTGACGTCAAGGATGAGATGGGATTCCCACTACActtatctttttttccttttaaataattttatttttggatttatttgcTCTGAGAGAACAATTTACAACACATGAGGCATGCTGATATTGGAGctcctaaaatttttaaaatcatcaGTGGGGACATTGCAAATGcgattatatgtatatgtatatgcaaGTTTTTAACATTAGGTGTATATTATCAtctcatattaaataaaagtcaaGGGGCcagaaataaataagaataattataccattattttttaaggttccgtctaattatatttaaattttttgatatttattgtaatctaataaatagatcaatTTCTTAgtcaaatttatgaaatttgttaatattcaCAAAAAACAAAGGTTGAATGAGTGTTCACTTTTAACCCAATTGACTTAATACTAACTCATTGCAAGtcaagtaaatattttctgaCTGAACTGCTTTATAAGGATGAAGATGGACATAAATAAACTTCAGGGTAGTCcacgtaatttttcaaaatatatgaaattttgtgtATAATTGCAGCagaattcataaaaaaaatgttgtaattattccataaataaattaaaaggcGTTATTTTTCAATGATCAATGAGGATTTAAATGACactaaataatgatttttgaGCAAATTTCAATTGAAATGGACAAGTACACGTaactcaatttatttaatttcgattgacttaaacaaaaatatatatgtatctttataactttaattattttgaaatgacATATACtatgttaaaatattgtgTAAAAATATCTGTAAACACTCCTactaaaaaaccaaaaatccCAAATATTAAGATTTAAGGGCAATGATGGAGAACTCTTTTCATATGTCTCATTGGGAATATACTTAGATAGCGACATCGTTGGTCAGCGCCACCTTTCAAAAATCCTCCACCATGAGTGGGGGGAAAGGGTCCCGAAAGTACAGAcggagacagagagagagagttccGCAACTTGGAGTAgtataaaaattgaagaaagaaCAGTCTTTAAGCGTGGAAGATCCAGAATTAGCTTGGAAACGCCTGCTCCAGCTCATTACTATCACACTCATAACCAAGGAGAAAGAAGCGAGATTCGCTTTTCTCATTATTCCATCGTTTTCTTCGATTCTTCTTAGTTCAATGTCATCTACAGCCCATAAGTGAGGATTTTTTATGTGGGCTTGAgctgaaaaaaacaaaagagaaatctTTCTTGCTTTATTGATATCATTCCTGCATATCGGTTTCCGCGAAAcccattttcatatatatccCCGCTCTTGATGACACATGAGATTACGTTGCGCTGTTCTTGACTCACAATAGTCTATTGCAGTTTCGAATTTAACCTCCTACTGGAGGAGGGATCTAAAAATTAGAGGAATCTATGTGTGCAAGTTGTGAAGCATGCATAGATTCTTACTGTGGAGATTCTCTAAGTGGTGTGAAGTTCGAGCATAGTTCTCAGACAAACTTTTGATTCTTGTCTGTGCTTCACGAATTGGTTTTATCGATTCTTGGAATACATGATTCCCTCGTTATCTGCAGTACAAAGTTTAAGAGATCAAGAAAGCGGGTGAGGCAGGTGTGAGGTTGCATTGAAGCTCTGGAGTTTTCTGTTTAAGTGAGAATGTCTGAATCCAAGTCCGATGAAATGTCAGACAGTACAGATGAGCTGAGGTCACTGGCTATGACTCCGACATGGTCGGTTGCTTCTGTATTGACCATATTTGTTGTTGTCTCCCTGCTTCTGGAGCGCTCAATTCACCGGTTGAGTAAGGTGAGTGACAGTttgtacttttctttttagttcggtattcttttcataaaaaaaaagacaaaagaactGTACGCTAATAGTTGTGATCCTAACTACACTGCAATACTTCAAAACTTCATGGTTTTAACCATGCTCAAGATTCACTTTGTTTATCATCGGATGTTGATCCCACTGGGCTttaatgcattttattttgtttgtggaCCAATTTCTGGAAACGTGCAACAGTTAAACTAACCAATAGAAGTAGCATTTTGCTGTGATCTTCTTTGCCTACACACTAATATTAGTTATGTATTTCTCAAGCTAATGAATGTTATCTCTTGTGCACTTTTTGATTCCTATCATTTCAGTGGTTGAATAAAACTGGTAGAAAACCTCTGCAAGCAGCTATcgagaaaatgaaagaaggtaCTATTTGTCCTTTGTGCAATCTCTTAATGAAATTACTGTTCAGAGAATTTCACACTATTTCCCAATTACTGAATTTATAACTTTGAGATTCGTTTGAAACTTTTCTACAGAATTGATGCTTCTTGGCTTCATATCCCTCCTCCTTACAGCAACTTCAAGCACTATATCTAATATTTGCATACCATCAAGGTTCTATGATAGTACATTTACCCCATGCACCAGGCATGAAGTTGATGACGAAAGGGAAAATAATAGCTCTGTGGAACGAAAACTTTTGATGCCCTTCTTTAGTCCACATTCATATAGGAGGATGCTCACTGGTTTAAATAAGAATACCTGCCAAGAGGCAAGTCAATTCTCAACGCCATATAACGCGAGCTCCAgttctgttttcttttattcatcCGAGATTGAAACAATGCTTGCATCAACTGTGTTTCTTAGTTTATCATGTCATGAATCATTCTAGAAAGTCTTTCTActcttatatattcatatgcatgcatgcaATTTCCTTCTCCAGTAGATCCATCTCCTTAGTCATTAATCACagtctgtttctttttctcagaTTCTTATGCGATTAATCTTCCACCTGCTTTGCAGAAAACTAAGATGTTTATTAAGTTTAGTTTTTCATCTCCTCTGCAGAAAACTAAGATGTTtaataagtttgatttttcatgCAGAATTATGAACCGTTTTTGTCATATGAAGGCCTTGAGCAACTCCATCGATTCATCTTTGTTATGGCAGTTACTCATGTATCTTACAGCTGCTTAACAATGTTGCTGGCTATTGTAAAGGTACTAGTGAAGTCCATTAACACAAACTACTATCTGTAGCAGTGCCATTTCAACTCATTTGTACATTTATCCTTCTTCTCTTAATCATTTGATTCTATTCTAtcatatttttccaaattctaACTTAATCTTAGCTCCATATCTTAAAATTCCTTCTGAAGATGTTTTACAAGATCTGGCAAAGGATTGAATTGTACAGATTTTTCACCTTTCAGTTAATGTCAATTCTCAGGGTGTCTTGAATTAATAGTGTTAGAGATATTGGGCTGCTTGACTATTTACCGAGCTGTTCCACTGAATATTCAGATATTAGCTTCTTGTAGGTCTTAGGTCCTAGGCCAACCTTATAGTTAAGCTATGCAACAATACTGCTTGAAGAACAATGTCAGAGCACTGGGGAAAAACACTTAATTGGACACTCCCCTTCAGGAGGCAAAGAGCAATAAAATTGCCTTCCCGGGTAATTGTTAAGAAATGactatcaaaatataattctgtTAAGGAAATAATGTGCTTCTCATTCATGTCGCATAAGATCTGTCCTCTCTTAAAATGTTGACTCCACTACTATTCTAACTTCAGGTTTTTGGATCAATTTCTCCCTAACTTTGCAACTCATTTGTATCCCATTTAACATTTTGGGGATGCCCACGTTTTAAAATGTAAGATAGCAGTTTGTGGAACACCACTGATCTTCTATGCTTTTATCCCTTTTTTTCACTCCTTTTTCAAGTCTTATCTGTTTCTGTGAAATGATATGAAAGTTGTGGCCttcctttattatttatctctataaaaGTTGTAATGAGTTACTTTATCCACATCTCTTGCAGATTCACAGTTGGAGAGGGTGGGAGGATGAGGCTCACATGGACAGACATAATTCATTATGCGGTAACTCTGAAGAGTTTGTTGTGTGAAACTGAATGTTGTGATTGTATTTATTGCATAATCCAACCTTCTCATCTTGCTGTCAAATCACAtgaattatagaaaattcCTTTGAAACGACAAAACAGGACCTTAATAACCATCTCTTAACAGAAAAGAGACTATGAAAATGATACAACTGCCTATTTTCAAGATGAAAGTATTTTTAGTACTTGAGAAGAGAGCAATGAATACCTTAAAGAGATTCTGCTGTTCTTTTTAGGACCCAAGAATTATTTGATCTCATAACTTGTGAGTCACCAATTCCTTCGAGGTGGCACCCTGAAGTTGGTCTATCATTCAGTTGATATAGAGTCAAGATAGGAAAGTTAACTGTGTTTCTCTTCTGTGGATGATATTAATGCTCTGCCAGAAGAACTAGGGGTGGTGAGCTATAATGGTTTGAGTAGGCTGAGGGGTTTGCTACTTCtataaaatctataattttcagTGAGCTTAGGATGATCCACAATAATATCATTTCTCTTGCAGAAATCACCAAAGCATTGACAATGCAAAGGCAATCAACCTTTGTTAGACTCCATGTTTCAAATACCACAGACAGGAACAGATTTCACATTTGGATGGTGGGTTCACTTCTTTTTACCACTGTATACTTGTCTCAGAGTTTCATTTTACTAGCGCCTTtgcaaatttcagaaatatgTACCAATTCCAAGTTGCTCcagaattaatatatattacatggTTGAACTCctgaaataattatacacaatGCAAAAAATAGCAGATGTGAAATTGCTTAAATGTTCCTAGCTATCTTTTTGTGTCCATTCAAAGACACATCTGTGTTCAAGCTGGTTAAATATCTAAGATAGATGCTTGATGAGAAGCACAATGCAACTGTCGTTCTGATCGAGATTAGTTTGTTCGAACATCCAGACTTGTTTCTTCCGACAATTTGGGCATTCAGTGGTCCGAGCAGATTACCTTACACTCCGCCAAGGATTCATTATGGTATGTAAAACATACAAATGGTTACCATGCACTTCATTGTATGATATCTTCGAGCTTAGAAATCTATTCTGCTATACACAGATTGAAAAGgaattatgataaaaagaattttaattgtaatgtGTCTTGATATGTCATTTCCTCAGAGTATGTTCACTTATTTCGTCACCTTTTAATTTTCCATAATAAAGCATGATGTCTCACATCAACCACAATAAGGCATGCGTGATGCTGATAATGACTTAGATAAACACCTGTTAAGTTTCTTTTTCGATTGATCTTTGGTATGTACCCTTGGGGTCATTCACTATTGTAGAAGTGCTAAATGGATCTGCATTAACCAGCTTGGTCCACTTTTTGGTTGTTATATGCACAGCAAATTCCATTTCACATGCATGATGGTGTTTCTGTTGTCTGATGAAAACTTGTACGCATTATAATctctgtttatattttatgtttgttattTATGGCAGAACCACAACCTTACaccaaaatatgattttcacAGCTATATGGTTCGCTCCATGGAAGAAGAATTTCAACGGATTGTTGGTGTTAGGTAAGGCAAAAATATCGTTCTGTTAGCTGATTGTTTTCGAGTTCTGGCTCTTGTATGTTTATTGTATTCCTGTTACTCAGATTTTGAAGTAAATACGTGACTGAAAGAAGGGACTCACATTATCATAGATAGGCAGATGTTCAAgtagttatattatattgataggGCAAAACCACAATAGTTAACATTAGTGTTCACTGGACGGCCAGAAATTTTCAataagtttatattttattttaattctggTTAGCATTTATTTGTAATAGTCATCAAAGTAAACTCTCCTTTTTTTGTATTCTACATCATGaaagtttaatatttagtCATATATGCCCATTCTATCCCTGAAATGGATGCCTATAGTGTTTTTTCCTGGATCTGTGATTGACtttcttcataattttctGCATAAGCTTTTCTGATGTTACCTTTCTTTTGAATATCTACAGTGCCCGGCTCTGGGGATTTGTTGTTGCTTTTATGCTGTTCAATGTGAAAGGTATGTCTGTTGGAAGCTATCACGTATTCACTCTCACTTTCTTTTGGAAATGGTGAGCATGTGGCTCAAACCTAGTTCATTGTCTAGGGAAACTACTCCATTGCCACTGGACAAAGTAGGTTGGCCAGTTTGCAATCAATGTCATTTGGCTTCAAATTGAAGACTGCTTATTTGCTCCAATATTCCTATTTTGCTTTTCTGCATGTCACTTGTGcatcaattttctctttttcagaaaaaaatataaaggaagaaagaaaagaaatttctgCCTGCAATTTCTgatcttaattttctcaattctgTATGTTCTACCATTAAGTAAAATGTATTGGTCTAGCTGATTTGCGGCTCATTACTTTGAAATCTGCAGGTACTAATCTTTATTTCTGGATTTCACTGATTCCTGTCACTGTAAGTGTTCCATATGGATGTGCATCACATCTTTAATCTGCATCAGCATGGATGCCAGAATTCATCTTTTAGCTTCATGCTAGGATTTCATGATCAGTAGTTCTGCTGTGAGAAACAAAGTAGTAGGAAAAAGAATATGGTTCTTTACACTATCTTTTGGATtcttaagaaaacaaaacgaGATATGATTTACTTAAGAACTACACATATATTGCAATGGGTGAATCCTCCACTTAGACCCTGTTGAAATTGATCCCATACCCAATAATTAGAGGATGTGCCTAGTTAGCacagagaaaaaagaaaccagGACCTGTTTTGcttcttcataatttttatatactgaATCAGCTTCCTGATTTTTACGGATCCATAAAGAAAatctatgtaaaaattcaGTTGACTGAAATCAATGAATCTTTGGGTGGCTATTTTGAAAGGAGATAGAAACGAAAATCGAAGTCTGTAAGACAGCTAAGAGGGCCCTTAGTTTACTTCAACTGAACATATTACGAGAATTTATGTCTAAATGCTTAAGATGGCTCAAAAATGATCTTCATTTGTCTTcagttttcttctttgatcTAGATTGCTTTTTGCACGTATTGAGGGATATATGGATCCCTTCATTTGATAAAACGAAGACCTATGTCCTTGACAAGATTTATGGATTCCATATTGTGCATTACCTTGCAGCTTGTCCTACTTGTCGGCACAAAATTGCAGCATGTTATAGCAACTCTGGCACTGGAGAGTGCTGGAATAAGTGGGAATTTTGCCAGACCTAAGTTTAAACTCCGAGACGAATTGTTTTGGTTTAAAAAGCCAGAACTACTGTTGTCCTTGATTCACTTTATCCTTTTCCAGGTTGGCCCTCTCCattgttttctttgaaattcttcAGAGATGTATCCTATGCTGGTCCATATACAGAATGCATATCAACTGACACTAATCTTCTTGTACATTTGCAGAACGCATTTGAACttgcttctttcttttggtTCTGGGTATCTGCTCCTCCCACCTCTTGTTCTCTTTCCATCTTATTCATGGAATTTAACTTTAAATCTCATTGTTTAGTCCAAACTTAAAATTTGGCGTGAAAATGTCAACCAAATGAAGGGTctcaaaagttaaaaaaagacGTCTTATCAATGTAGAGTtccaaactttaaaaaatataacagtaCCACAATCCAGATTTTCCCAACTGTTTATAAGGCAATGAGAAATTTTGGCTACAAATATTCCGTTCTTGTGAATTAGAATATACTCTGACCGAACTACGGCTCTAATTACAGTGGCAGTTCGGATATAATTCGTGCTTCATAACGAACCATTTCCTTGTGTATCTACGGCTAATTCTTGGGTACGGATAGATTTTAAAGTTGTTTGATGGCCTTGAATTTATCGTTCTATGAAGATAAAATTGTACTTTGGCTTGACCGTTGATAGACTGAGGCAGTTGCTTTTGCTGCCCAGGTTTGCTGGGCAATTTTTATGCAGCTACAGTACCTTGCCACTCTATGCATTGGTTACTCAGGTACAACATACTCACCGATAAAGATCATATAATCAAGAATTTGCACCCTAAACTGATATGCAGTAATCAACTGAACAGAAGAAGTTCTGCAGTATACTCACACTAACAACTTATGATTTTCTATTTGCTCTTTGCTCCAGATGGGAACGAACTACAAGGCTGCCATAATTCCACAGAGAATACGAGAAACAATCCATGGTTGGGGAAAGGCGGctaggagaaagagaaagatggGTGGTTTTGCAGATGATTCAACAGTGCACACTGACACAAGCACAGTAATATCAGTCGAAGAATATGATAACGACATGCTAGATAGTCCTCGATTCCCCCCTCAAGCAGAGGCGGAAATTGAGTTGCAACCACCACCTGTTGTCAGTAATGGTCACCAAACAGTTCCTAACGAGACTTCAAGCCAATTTGGTATGCCTCTGCTTCGGTCCTCAGCTTCTATTTCTTCCTCAGTTTCTCCAAGAATTATGCCAGAGATGATACAAAGGTCATCCACAATGCCACGATAAGCGAACCTAGGCTGTGAAAGATGAATTTTAGTTTGCTGTTAATACTTCTGCAGATGGTAGTTGTAGTTATCATAACTCagatgaaaaacaaacattcaTACGAAGATGTTTTACGAGGAATCttcatatcttttaatttagtgTGAATGAATAGGTTACAGTTTTGCAGGCATCGCACCTCAACTTGGCTTATCCATCTAAACTTATGACCTTGTTAAGGTTCCCAACTTTATTTGAGAAATGAGTGTAAGGTCTTATGAGAGTTTGGACATTACAGACTTTACTGTTGTCAGTGCAGTTATCTACAATAAGATTTGGACAGccgaaattttttatttcaggCTATGCATAACCGCATAGCTTTTATTTTGACTATAGGACATAGTTCGGCATTTCCTTTTCAATCACAGCCCTTTTCCAGAAGGGTTAACGGGCTTGGGCTCAGGATCGTGTTTCTCTGTCACACTAAGGTCGTCCTGCATGATATCACCCATAGAGGTTTGGGCTTCAGCATCATGCATGTCTACTTTGGACTGAGATGAGGACCCATGGTGAGACATATGGGCTGACTGGGACTGCACATGATCCATGTAGTCCATTGCGTGAATGGGCCAGTTGTAACCCCAGTGCACCGCTGGCTGGCAGCCAATGGGGCAAGTTACTGGCTGAGGAGGACCGCAAACCACCACTAGCAGCTGGCGGTGGGTACCGAGGGCCATAACCACCAGATCCGCCCAtcccgccgccgccgccgccgccactACCTTTGCTcaccccaccaccaccacctctgCTCATTCCTCCACCGTATCCCCATTTCGTTGCTGTCCCTTGAGAATGTGCATAGTTTGACTGCACAGCATCGGTATGGTCAATTAAGACCCTGTGGGCGCAGCAAAAAGTACTCAAACATAATAAAACCAAGAACAGCACCACTTGCACGCATTGTGGGAAAATCATTCTGGTCAGCAGTTAGAGTTCCTTGAATGATGATCTGAAAGGATTCAaaagttgtatttttataatgaaatctTGTTTTCAGTTAGATAGAAATGCGTCATGCCAGCAGGCTCTTGCAGAACACACTTTTAACCTTCTCCCGGATTCTACGTATTTGGGACTCATGACCCTTGCCCTGAAATTTCTTATTAACtcaataaagataaataatcaaattcataCATATGTCATCACCCAGAAATGAAGCGCAGAGATCAAATTTGGAGTTCTAAAACTCTACATATCTTGTAACTGAAAATTAAGTGTGACAACAGGAAATGAGCAATGGAAGTATATATCATGTGCTATTCAACATTTAGGTTAGTCTCTGTTAAGATTTATTCACCATCCTGTTGACTCAATTCGGCGGCCCTCAATGATTCAGCCATCATTTTTTCTCGATTCTGCATTTGTCTTTCGACCGCTACCATATAGAGGCCTGAACAAGCAGACAACTCAAATATGTAACCCATAATACCAGAAAATTAGCGAATTAGATCTGGAAAATCTTCCACTAACCTACTAAGAGTTTAAAACACAACAAAGTTAAGTTTACCATATATTATTGTTCGATGCATGAAATTTGACGTGCAACTTTCATACACTTAATctaatatgtttaatgttgagAGAATTAAAGGTGATAGACAACTCTCAGTGTAAATATAGGATTTTCATTGTGCATAGAACAAGCCAGTTTTCTAAAGGACGATAATTATCGCAGAAAACATTCTCATAAGCATGAAAAATTCACAAGCAGCTTCCTATAACTGTTAAGACTATTAACCTTTGTGCATTCCGTCAAAAGATGATTACTTCTTGCATTTTGCATATAAGCAAAGACGACACCAGACACCTTCAACCTAGAAAAGCATCTTAATCTGAAAATTAATCCTGAATTTGGAAGTATTGCCATATCTTACACTTGAAGATAGATAAGCATGAaacaaacacaagaaaaacttGATAGTTGGCAGATTGAATAATCAAGAGCTAAGTATCAAAGTATGGTAAGCAGGCAAATTGAATAATCTACTTAGCATCATAGTCCATGGAACACTGACTgagaataataatatcaaaataatatactttGTTGGCTGCCTACCAATTGCACTTCCAATTGCACAGACC includes:
- the LOC105165375 gene encoding uncharacterized protein LOC105165375, translated to MGFGDRGVIGDKWSARILWVCAIGSAIGLYMVAVERQMQNREKMMAESLRAAELSQQDGE
- the LOC105165374 gene encoding MLO-like protein 11 produces the protein MSESKSDEMSDSTDELRSLAMTPTWSVASVLTIFVVVSLLLERSIHRLSKWLNKTGRKPLQAAIEKMKEELMLLGFISLLLTATSSTISNICIPSRFYDSTFTPCTRHEVDDERENNSSVERKLLMPFFSPHSYRRMLTGLNKNTCQENYEPFLSYEGLEQLHRFIFVMAVTHVSYSCLTMLLAIVKIHSWRGWEDEAHMDRHNSLCEITKALTMQRQSTFVRLHVSNTTDRNRFHIWMTCFFRQFGHSVVRADYLTLRQGFIMNHNLTPKYDFHSYMVRSMEEEFQRIVGVSARLWGFVVAFMLFNVKGTNLYFWISLIPVTLVLLVGTKLQHVIATLALESAGISGNFARPKFKLRDELFWFKKPELLLSLIHFILFQNAFELASFFWFWWQFGYNSCFITNHFLVYLRLILGFAGQFLCSYSTLPLYALVTQMGTNYKAAIIPQRIRETIHGWGKAARRKRKMGGFADDSTVHTDTSTVISVEEYDNDMLDSPRFPPQAEAEIELQPPPVVSNGHQTVPNETSSQFGMPLLRSSASISSSVSPRIMPEMIQRSSTMPR